In the Ammospiza caudacuta isolate bAmmCau1 chromosome 4, bAmmCau1.pri, whole genome shotgun sequence genome, GAACAATGGATGCTTCAAAAAAATCTTCCAAACCAGCAGCTAAAGTTGCAGTTCCCTGCAGTCCTTATGGAGGAGGAGTGCCTAGGACTTGTACACATATGATCTGTTACCTATTCCTTTTTCATGGTCAGGAACTGTGTTCTCCTTCATTCCTGAAGCCACATGATTCTACTCTCTGGATCACTGGTCATGGAGCTGACTCTGTATTGGTGGTGCATTTTTTGTCTGTTAATTGCACTACAGCACTCCCTCCTTGCTTGCACACCAAGTACATGCAGTATTGCTCTGATTCATGAGCAGGACACTTGAGAGGTATGATCCTTCCATATAATATGCACTGAGATTGTGTTACCATCCTTTAGAGGGAAAAACTTTGAGCGATACAAATTTTAAATAGCAGTCTTGAGTTCTGTATGTTTAATCAAAAATACTCTAATAAAAAGAGTATTTTGTTTAAAGTATTaattgttctttttcctttatttaatgTGGTTGTTACTCCTGTGGAAGAGATGACACCAGACTGCTCACTAGTCCTTCAGAGCAAGTATTTGTGGTTTTTACCCGGGACTGATTTATAAAGAGAGGGTCCAGTGTCCAAGTTGCACTGAGTTGACTTTGTTGTGTCGCATTGCAGTGTTTCCTTCAGTTCCTGTTTGAAAGCCAAATCCTGTAATGTGGGTGGTGTTATACAAAGTGATGTCCACCTTAACCCTCTGATGTATTTATAACtctgcaatttttattttaaaaactacaCAGCCTTTGTGATATTTGTGATCATGACATTTCTGAAATTTGAAAGCTGATGACTGATGCCAGTCTTCTAGCAGAAGAAAGTAACGGGAGTTGGAAAATCCTTTTAGAATGATCAGTTGCCCTTTCTCCACACACTCGCTTTGGTCAAAACATGGAAAGGGGAGTGGAGTTATTTGGCAATAACTAAGGTGCTACATCTACAGAGCTTTTTCATGAAAGCAAATTAAATCAGTAGAATCACTGAAAGTgctgggctggaagagacccatCAGGATGACTGAGTCCAGCTCCAGTCCCTGTGCAGGACAATCCCCAaagtcacaccctgtgcctgagtgCATTGTCCAAAggcttcttgagctctgtcaggcttggtgctgtgaccccttccctggggagctgttccagtgcctgaccaccaTCTGGATGAAGAACCTGTTCCTGAAATTTAGCCTGGACCTTCCCTGGCTGAGCTCCATTCCGTTTCCTTGAGTCCTGTCACTTGTCACCAGAGTGAAGACGTTGGTActtgcccctcctcttcctctcttgAGGATGTTCAAGACCACAGTGAggtctccctctctcctccaggctgaacacacCAAGTGGCCTTCATCGCTCTTCATACGGCTTCCTCTCAGAGCCCGTCACTGTTCTCTGGACACTCTCCAACAGCTCAGGCTCTGTCTGATgttgtggcacccagagctgcccccagccctggaggtgaggctgccccagctcagagcagagcaggacaatcccctcccttgcctggctgtgcctgctgccccccaggacagggctggccctcctggctgccagggctcagTGCCCCACATTCAATGCCCtggaccagcacccccagctcccttcctgcagcgCTGCTCCAGCCTCTCGTTCCAGCCTGTGCACACCGCCAGGGCCGCCCGGGCGCGGAGCCCGGCTGGCCCCGTTACCCCCCTGCCGGCAGCAGCGGGAACCTGCGGGCCCTGAGGCGCTCACAGCGCACCGGCCCAGCGCCGGTACCGGGCAGGGCGGGGCCGCCGGAAAGGCACGAGCGCCCGCTGGGGGCGGGGCCCCGCTCGGCCCTTCCGCTTCCGGCGCGGTGCCGTCCCCGCGACGTGTGTCTGCTCCCGGtgccaagatggcggcggccgcgggggcggcggcggcggcggcggggctgtGGAGCGAGGTGAATCGCTGCGGCCAGAACGGCGACTTCGCCCGCGCACTCAAGTCCGTCAATAAGAGTGAGTGCGGCGGCAGTGCCGTTCCCCGCGCCGCGGGTCTGGGGTCTCTGCCCGGGCGCGCTGGCCTTGCGGAGGGTCGGTGCGGTGCGGCGGGGAGCGGTGCTGTCCGTCCGTAGGGTTCgtgccgggagcggggccgcgggcAAAGGCTGCGAGGATCTTACTGTGTTGGACTAGGGGGAAGAGGGGCGGCCGGGGCCCAGGCTCCGCTGCTGTGCCGTGACCGTCGGGTCCTTGTGTTGCAGCACGCATCCCTTGCTGTGGGTTAAGCCCTCGGAGTTACTCGTGGGTTTTCCTTCCGTTTTGGTCATTGGAGGAAGGAGGGCTTTTCCCCCGGGAACTGGAGGAGGGGTGGTGTGCATATGGACTAACTACAACTTGCTCGAAACGGAGGGTTCGCGTTGAGATGTGTTGTTTTGGTGGCTAGGCATCCAGAACGGGATTGCAGTATCAGGCACGTTGCTGTTGTTGTAAGTTCTGTCTTTGCTGCTGGTGGGCAGTAGGGATTCATCTCCTgtcctggaaaagctggcatccctgaaaaaaatcaaataggAAAATTCATGCCTCTCTTCTAGTTCTCATTCACTGTCATCCACTGGCAGAAAGTTTTAGCATGTAAAGTGACTCCCTGTCAAGAGCCACACCGTTCTTCTGTACCACATGTTTTCCTTCCTGAGTGTGCTTTACGTGGCACTGGGGCCTTGGCACTGTGGTCTTTGCCTGAAGTGAAATGCCAAGGAAAGGTCTGCCCAGGCCTGTGTAGCCTCTTTGGTCTCTTCCAGACATGTTAGCACAGTGCATGCTTCTGGTAAGTTCAGAGTCTGTATTGGATTCTTTTATCCTGCTGGGGTTTGTTTCATGATCCCAGCCAAAGCAGGCCATGCCAGGATGCTTTAAGTTGATGTGGCCACTCTCTAGGATGGGTTTTTGCAGCTCTAATAATGTGAGTCTCTTACAAAGCCTGGCTGTGTTTGAGTTGGATCACTGTATTGAAACTGGTTTGTCCTCCAGTACTGCAGATCAACAAAGATGACGTGACAGCACTTCAGTGTAAAGTAGTGTGTCTTATCCAGAATGGGAACTTCAAGGAAGCCCTTGGTGTAATCAATACCCACACTAAAGTGTTAACCAGGTGAGTTGTGTCATGCTGTGCTTTACAAAACTCCTGAGTCCttgagaagctgctgcagcttcagtGGAGAGGACTAATAAGGCAGCAAAATAAAGAGCAGGATATGCTCAGAGACATTGGGGTTGGTGACACACTTATTTATGGGAGGAGGTGAGACAGGGTCTGGTCGAGTTTGAGGCAGTCTAACACCTTGCTGTTATTGTTGAAGGGATTCTCCCTGAGTTTTCAGCCACCTTCACATGCTGATTCTGCTTGTAGATGTGGCTGGGTAGCGTGGCTGGTACAAGGGAAGGGGACAGATCTCTCTGGGAGGGAAGTGAGAAGGGAGAAGCCTTTGTTGGTGGCAGCAAGCTATTGGCTTTGCTTGGCTGTCTCATCATACAGCTCCTTGGGGTCCTTTGCTTTGCCAGCCTGAAAGAGCTGCCTCAGCTTTTGGGGTGGTGCAAGCCCTTTGTGCATCCTCTCAAAACCAGGACCCTGGAGACAAATTGTGTTTGAGAACAAGTCAAGCTTCTCATTTGTGTCCTTAAGATTCTAATTTTGTTCCTCATAAGGATGCTCTTTGTGCAATGACAAGGATGAAAAGTGCTACCCAAGAAGTGGCTGGCAGCAAAACTTGTGTTTCAGATGCTGTGCTTATTAAGGAAGTTCCCAGAAAGGCGTGTTGAAATTATCAATGTGATGAAACATacctttgttttttgtttgcatCTGAATAACATGTAATTACCCTCTTCACCAGTTCCTTCTTTCCTGGGACAGAAGGGGCttaattcaaatattttagcctattattttattatatggtAGGgagaagcatttttttttttatattcaaCTGGTTTCAGAGTTCTTCCTATAACTTCTTTCAGCTCATTCTactgtgtgtctgtgtcctgcagagcaAGGAGAATGGTGGTTCTTGGTCTGTCTTGAAGTTTTCTTGTCCTGCACTGAGGCTGCTTTGATTTAATTCTAAATGCCATTAATTTTCAAACTTCCTTAATACTCAGTTGAATTGAGATCATTTGAAATAGGCAGAGTAAAGCTAATAATAAGTGGCCCCATGCATGAACTAAAGGACTTgctgattattttcctttgtcttaAATGGTAACTCAGGGGTTAGGTGGAACATAGCTTTCAAGGCTCAGATTCTTTGAGAGTGCTTCCCTCCTGGTGTGAGCTTTCTTTGAAGCCAATTTATGTTTGCAAAAGCAAACCCTTttgctgcagttctgctgtaatcatatttcaaaatatgttaATGTTACCTTTGTCTTGGTATCAGCCTGTAAGTGGActgtgttttatatttttcctttctctttgtgAGTCAATTGTCTTTAGAAGTTTGCAGTAACAATGTTTCGTTGCAATGTAATGCCTTTCCCTTAAGAAAATGTCAGGGAATGAAGTTTGCTATTGTTTTACCTTTTAGCATTTGATTAGCATAATTAGTAGGCGGCCTGGAGCAGAGAGGATTTGGAATACCATGTGTGTGGAAATGCCATTAAAAAGGAACCTTTTGTTTTTGGATGAAGTTTTGATATGCTTTCTCTGTTGAACACCAAGAAGATAGGAGATACTTTCAGTGCTGAACAGACACATAATCCAGTAATCTGGGATCgtgtgtttggatttttggttATGTAGCAATCTGTGCCTAATTAGGGCTGGTTATATGTGAATGAATGCTGTTGAATGGAAACTCTAGTGCTGGCTGTCAGCCTTTGTCTTGTCCTTGCAGTGATGTTATTGCCTTTGAGAAGGCCTACTGTGAATACAGGTTGAACCGTATTGAAAGTGCTCTCAAGACCATTCAGAGTGCCAGTCAGCAGACAGACAAACTGAAGGAGCTTTATGGACAAGTGGTAATTACAAGCTTTTCTTCCTGGTGGGAGTTTCATATGCTGGATGCCTTGTCCCTCCTCTAATGGGGGACAGGTATGGGGACAGAATTTCCTTCTCTGGCTTGAAGGTAAGGACAGGTATGGTTCCAACTGCTCAGACTTCTGTGAAGCTTCAGTTGCCTCTTCCTGGAGGCAGTGTTGTCATCTTATTCCCACAGAACCAAAGCAATACATTTGTGACTTCTGCTCCCTTCCTGGGTCTGGCCTGGTATTAGCCACCTGGTTGAGGAAGGAAGAGATCTGATGGGATTTGTTTATGGTTCAGCCATCTGTTTGCATTAGATACCTGTTCAGGAATGGTTTGTGGGACCTGATGTCTCAGGCATTAAAAGTGATGCAAAAAAGAAGttatgctttttcttcttctttttttcctggttgATCAGAACAGTTTTGTGAAGAATTGGCTGtcttctctcagctgcatgaaAGACcattcatttaatttctttcttagaGAGGCGATCTAATTTGGAAGAAGGCTGTTTGAGGACAAAACTGAGTaaactgctgcttttaaagAAGCTGTTTTAGGAGTAGGAGCTGTGTCATTTTTGTGCAGGTATCTGGTGTCATTGCTTGAGTCCTTGCAAGGGTAGTCTATATAGCTTGCCCTTAAAGGTAGATGCAAATGTTAGTAATGTTCAGCTTAAAGCATATGATGCTCTACTGCCCCCAGTCcatggggagggaggaaggaggctGTAGTTACCGGCATGCACAGGAAAATCCTGTTCTGAGGGCTAATCCCTTTCCTTTCTCAGTTGTACAGGCTGGAGCGTTACGATGATTGTCTGGCTGCGTACAGGGATCTCATCCGCAACTCCCAGGATGAGTatgaggaggagagaaaaaccAACCTCTCTGCTGTTGTGGCAGCACAAAGCACATGGGAGAAGGTGGTGCCAGTAAGTGAGTATGTATGTCTTTGGGTGTAAGAGTGAGAGCCAAGGAATAGAGGATACAAATTGTACTGGAATTGTGGATACTGAACAGGACAGAAAGGTGTTCCTGTCTCGTAAAGATTTCTGAGTATGTTGAAGATCATGTAGTGGTTTTCCCTGTATGGAGGAATAAATGCTGTTATTATTTATGAATTACACTTCACCTTTGATCTTTAGAGAGCCTGTACTTTAGAtgtcacagcagagcaggaagtaGATCTTTCTGAACCTGTATTAGCAGAACACCTGTGGTGACTAGCACTTTTCTCATTACCCTTTTGCTCAGGGTTAAAGCTAGTTCTTATGATCACCCAGCCATGCTTGGGAATATTTTTGTTAATGAACAATGAAGACTGTAATGTTCACATTTGTTTAGAAATCCTTGTCCTTGGAGGTGCACACAGCATGCTCAGCTTCCTGTTCAGTGCTGTGGATTCACTTTCTAATTCTCTAGAGCAGCAGTTCTTAGTTGCCCTTTTGCACAAACCTAAGTAGTCCCCAGGTTCAGGCTGGAGTTTCCCTGCTGCCTTGTCAGCCTCTGACTTTGTGCAGTGTGAGGAAAGATCCTTTGTGCTGCAACTTACTTGCCCTGTCAAATTTGCTTCTTAAATTTATTTCAAGGATTAGTTTGAATGTACAGGAAAACTCTGGTTTGTGTGTGTTGCCTGTTAAATCTGTTGGTGTTTATGCAATgttatattaatttttcatgCTAGGAGGATTTAGGCCTTCGAGAAGCTACCTACGAGCTGTGTTATAACAGTGCATGTGCATTGATTGGGCAAGGAAAGCTGAATGAAGCAATGAAAAAACTACAGAAAGCAGAAGGTAAAAGCCTGGTGAGGTGAGAGGGAAGCTTTGTGTAGTAGAAGCAGTTATTTGCACTCTGATGCACAAATTAGACGAAAAGAGGTTTTGAGAATTTAAAAACTGATCAGCAGCAGGATTTGTTGTGAAGCTGGTGTTTTTGGACACGTGTTCCTCTGCCATGCAGCATGTCCTGGCTCTCCTACAGCCCCCTGATTTGTATTCAATAactttgtgcatttttttgAAGCAGGAAGTAGATGTGAATGTAATCTCATAAACATGAGATGAAATTTTGTTGGTATGAGTACGGATTTAAGTACATGCTATAAAAGTTCAAGGTACTTCATGGTATGAATTAGTATAAGCCAGTAAATGAGCTTTTTAGCAAAgaggaggttttttttcaatggAGTTAAAGGGGGattttgcatgtttaaaaaaatctgggGAGAGAACTAGGAAGGACTAGTTCTGTCTGATCTAATTGCTCTTACAGATAAATAGGTCAGTTCTGTCCCAGTTTTGAAAGTGTCTCATACAACTGATAAGCATGTGTAATTTGAGCCTATGTCCTTTGATAGTAGTCCTTTGGAGGACAAACAAGTGATACTCTGGTGAAGTGTGAGAAAGTGAAGAAGTGACTAGTGTGGGTACTGACAACTTACAGAATTGCTGCCCCATAAAGGGTGTTGTAAGCTGAATATTGCAGGCTTGCACTGCTTAACTGGTGAGCAGTTGCAGCTGATCCttatgggaaaaatcaggagctAGGTCTAAGTAATTTTGGTCAGGAGAGAAAATTAGTGTCTGGGAGGGACAGTATCTTCTGTGCCTTTGATTGTTCTTCTGCTTCACATAGTCTGCTCTCTCATGCTTAGTCCCATCCATCATCAGCCTGGTAATCTGCTGTGCCCTTGTTGTGCTGCAGGAGTTTCAGGGATATATGGAAAGGTTCTATGTTCCCTCATGCTTCTTGCCTCGTTTTTTTCATCCTAAAGCCTTCTAAATTGTGTTTCTCAATGTTTTTCCTTGTAGAGCTGTGCCGCCAGTCGCTGTCAGAGGACTCGGTGAGTTCCTGATGTGGTTCTGGAGAGTGTTTGCTTTGCAGCAGGGGCAGCGAGGGTGCAGTCCCAAAGTGCAGAGAGCCAgaccagagccagggctgccctgctggtACCAGCTTGTGAGGCTGGGGCAGCCATCATGGCTGTTGCAGGCGGGCAGCTGACACCACAGgctgtttgctgctgtgctccttGCAGAGTTCTGGTGCAGGTAGAAGGGTGCAGGTTGTCTGAAACCTCCCTGTGACTTACCCCTGCTAGGGATGAAcgtgctgagtgggtggtgaCAAACAGGGAATTTGTAACCAATCGTTGCAGAATGGCAGATTGAATGTACAAGTTAAGGTAATCTTCAGATTCTAGCTAGAGTAGGTGaagctttcttttctcctaGTTTAATTCAAATATGCTTCTGTTTGTGCTGTGGGTACAACCTTCATCTGTAGTTGCTGGGATATTTTGCTGCTAATACTGCCCAGGAATGCTCACAGATGTTTGCCAGCAGAATGCTGAAGCTGGAAGAGAAGTGAGATAACAGCTTTTAactttttgctttgattttcatTCAGGATGTGACAGAAGAAGACATTGAGGCTGAACTGGCTATTATTCATGGTCAGATGGCTTATATCATGCAACTGCAGGGACGTACAGAGGATGCTCTACAGCTCTACAATCAAATAATCAAGTTGAagtaagggtttttttttttttaaaaacaaatgctCAGCCTTCCATCTGTAAGAGACTGCTGTTCAGTAACAGAATGCTTTCTACTTTCCTTATCTGCAGGCCAACAGATGTAGGACTCCTTGCTGTCATTGCAAATAATATCATCACAATTAACAAGGTATAGAATTACCTTGCCACTTTCATTGTGGTTAGTCAGCTTGCTTCTCTGCTTCTGTGGAGAGAAGGAAGATAATCAGTAAAGATGTTTTCTTAAACTGTAGTTAAATTGCAGACCCAGGGACCTTTTCTTCTTCAAGGAATGTAGTGAAATCTTCTCATGATGTGTGATTTCCACAGGACCAAAATGTCTTTGATTCAAAGAAAAAGGTGAAGCTGACCAATGCAGAAGGAGTTGAGCATAAACTCTCCAAGAAGCAGCTCCAGGCAATTGAATTCAACAAGGCTTTGCTTGCAATGTACACAAACCAGGTAGGGGAAACTGATCTGCAGTAAGTAGCTATGGATTAAATCCACATGAGTTTGactgggaaaaaacaaagatgCAGCTGTTCTGTTTCAGAAAATAGGACCTCTAGGTTTAGGCACATAAGtgagtagaaaaataaaatcatccCTATAAGCACAACTGTCTTGGGTATTGCTGTAGTGAGGATGGTGTGGAGATACCCAGAAGACAAAAGGGATGTGGGGATTCTTAAATGTGTCTGAAGGGGCACTAAAAGGACCTCTTGGTTCTGTGTACTCATTTCAGGGGAGTCACCACTAGTATCTCTTCTTAGATTCTGTTGGTTTCTTGGCCCTGTGTGAGGTGCTCGCAGAGGTGAGAAAAGTGAGTTGTCTCTTTCCCCTGCAGGCAGATCAGTGCCGCAAGCTGTCAGCAAGCCTACAGTCCCAGAGCCCCGAGCACCTGCTCCCTGTGCTTatccaggcagcccagctgtgccgtGAGAAGCAGCATGCAAAGGCTGTAGGGCTTCTGCAGGTAGGTTAAGAGAAAGTTGGCCAAGCACCATCTAAACCTGTGTGTtgtgttttcctgtgctgttttcccttagtttgttttgtttagtttaaaTTTCCAGGGTTATCTTGACTCCTTATTTTGATTTGGTTTAATGCTGCTGGAAAGCCTTCACACCCAATTGAACAATTCTGCTTTTAAAGGGAAATAGTTCCCTTACACCTCTGATTTTTATGCTTATGAAGCTGTAGTAGACTTCTAGGGTAAGCAGTAGGCTTTGCAGCTCTGCTTACAAGCAGTTTGCAACACCCTTCTTTGGATTGATTGAGTGGCCTGGGCCAGAAATCTGAAAGGGCACACTTGGGGGGTCCttctctgctgtgtgctgaaaCCTGCTTGTGCTGGAAAGCTTTCTTTGGCTCTTGCCAGCTTGCTGTGACTGAGCATGACATATGATTCACCAAAGCAGCAGCCTGGTGCCCACACACAAGTTGAATTGTTGTTTCTTCTGACTCTCAGGACTTTGCAGACCAGCACCCTGCCAATGCAGCTGAGATCAAGCTGACGATGGCCCAGCTAAAAATTGCTCAAGGTATCTAGTGTCCTCCTTTGTTGGGAAGTGTCTGCACTTGACAAGGGTACAAGGGGTAAGAAAACCAGACTTCagggcaagctttgctgcagtCACTGTTACGACAGGGGTGCAGAGTAGAGGTACTTTCAGTCAGGTAATACATATATTTAGCTATGGCAGGATAATGTTGATAGCTAATGTCTGGATACATAGGTTCCACATATTGCTGACAGAAGTGCCCACAGTCTCTGTGAAATGCTGAATCTCCTCTGGGGCTGGATAATTTTGGGAGCAGTGTGAGGCTCCATAATGGTACCATTCCTGTATGCAGTCAGGCAGCACAGACTTGAGCTTGAAGAGAACTCCCTGGTAGCCAAAGCTTGCTCCTGAACCCTTGCAGGATGTGACAAGAGCAGAAGGGTCCGTTGTGTGGAGTTCTGTCCTTAACTCCTGCAGTGGGGGAGATGTGAGAAGGGGAATTGTTCTGTCCCCATTGTTTACCTTTGGCTTGAAGTTCACTGGTGGGATCAGGTGTTGTGATGCCATTCAGAGTGTGTTCTTCCTTGTCTCTTTTCTAGGCAGTGTCACCAAAGCCTGCATGATCCTAAGGAGCATAGAAGAACTGCAGCACAAGCCTGGTATGGTAAGCAAAACTCCGTCTGAGCTGTGTAAGGTTTTTCCCTTGCAGGAGAGCTTTCCACTGCTTGCTCCTTTTTGCCTCTTCCCTGTGGCTGCCACTTGACTTGAGTGTCTGCAAGGATTCTGAGGCCATTTTCCTGGTCTTGGACAAAGGTGGTATTATAACTTGCTTCAGGTAGCCTGAACATAGTCACAGAAGTACTCTGCCTGTCAGAGGGATGCTCTCTGCCTATGTTCCCACTCCCTGGTAATCTCTCAGTCCTGCATGTTGCCTGGATTTACTTGCATAACATGACTGGAGCAACTGCTGGTTGCTGGTAGGTACTGTTAGGATGTTTTACAAGCAGCTTTAGGACAGCAGGCCTTAGGGGGAAAGTGCTGtgttccctccctgcagcatcaCCCTGATATGCATGCTTATCCACACCTG is a window encoding:
- the SRP72 gene encoding signal recognition particle subunit SRP72, giving the protein MAAAAGAAAAAAGLWSEVNRCGQNGDFARALKSVNKILQINKDDVTALQCKVVCLIQNGNFKEALGVINTHTKVLTSDVIAFEKAYCEYRLNRIESALKTIQSASQQTDKLKELYGQVLYRLERYDDCLAAYRDLIRNSQDEYEEERKTNLSAVVAAQSTWEKVVPEDLGLREATYELCYNSACALIGQGKLNEAMKKLQKAEELCRQSLSEDSDVTEEDIEAELAIIHGQMAYIMQLQGRTEDALQLYNQIIKLKPTDVGLLAVIANNIITINKDQNVFDSKKKVKLTNAEGVEHKLSKKQLQAIEFNKALLAMYTNQADQCRKLSASLQSQSPEHLLPVLIQAAQLCREKQHAKAVGLLQDFADQHPANAAEIKLTMAQLKIAQGSVTKACMILRSIEELQHKPGMVSALVTMYSHEEDIDSAIEVFTQAIQWYQQHQPKSPVHLSLIREAANFKLKHGRKKEAISDLEELWKQNPKDVHTLAQLISAYSLVDPEKAKVLSKHLPSSDTMSLKVDVDALENSHGATYVRKKAAKLTGENQQKEQGQGEVKKKKKKKKGKLPKNYDPKVTPDPERWLPMRERSYYRGRKKGKKKDQVGKGTQGSTTTGSELDASRTASSPPTSPRPGSGAAVSAASNVIPPRHQKPAGAPATKKKQQQKKKKGAKGGW